The Prevotella herbatica genome contains the following window.
ATCATCTTTCCCAGTAACTTTTCATCACGCATTGAGAAATAAAAGTCTGTGCGTAAGTGAAACAGGTTTGCCGCAGTAGTCACATGAGGATCAGATGCTTCTATGTCATTTGAAAACATCTCAAGACATCTCCTTATATAGTCAGCAACATATTTCTGTTCTTTCTGATTCTTATCACTCCAAGGTCCTGGTGTTTTCATCGTTCCAGCCAGAGCCATTGTGTGCCATTTAGATAATTCAGAATCTTTTTCTATCAGCACTTCAGGTGTAGACATAAGCCACGTTCCACTTTCAGGAGTTGACACAAGAGCAACAAACTGATGAGGATACATCCTGCATGCTTTCATGAATAATGCCATAGATTGTTTCTCGAAATCAGCATCAACACTTATATGACGAGAAAGTACAAGTTTATCAAAACTACCGTCAAGCAACTTAGAATGGAAGCACTCAAAGTCTTTTCGATACGCTTCCCTGTCATAAGACACATTTAAATCTGTTTCTTCATCAGCATTGCCTATTTCGTCGCACTTTGTTACCTCAATTTTATCTGGGCATATCACCAACAGACTATCACTATCAAGGCAAAAAGGAGCAAAGACAAAACCACGTTTATCTTCCAGTTCAGCATACGAAGAAAGGCGTTGCGGCATAGAATCCGAACAAATCTTCACACAGGTATCTGTGTCAGGCAAACGATAAATAGCAAAACTAATCATTCTTATTTTTTCGGAGCAGTAGATCTCATTATATAATTAGTGACATGAACTGTAGAAATCAAGTTTCCTTCACTATTTTTGATATCTATTTGCCATTCATGCAAAGTATTTCCCTTAAATTGCAGTTTACCATAAGCAGTAACGGTATCGCCTTCAAGCACGGCACGTAAATGGTTTCCGCTTACATTAATTCCTACGCAAATCTTTCCAGGGCATAAAGCCAAACTACCGACACCAGCCAAATTCTCTGCCAATGCAAGAGAAGCACCTCCACTAAGGAAGCCAAACGGTTGACGATTACGTTCATCAACCTTCATCCTAGCCATACATGTATCTGGTTCTGGAGTAGAAATAAATTCCATACCGAGGGTATTTGACAACCCATCATCTTTGAGCAATATTTCTTTTTGTTTTTCTACATTCATAATGTTATCTTTTTCTTTATTTCAAAGGTACTGCAAACGATAGCAGAATAATCCAACTTACTTGAATTTCATACCAATTACAGCTGTATCTTATGCAAAGATATAAATAAATTGTGGAACAACCTAAATATTTTCTCAGAGATTATAATGTAAACCGCCAGTCTACAACCACAAGTTATCATAAGCAATATAAAATATAATTAGCTAATTCTGTCACTATAAGTAAAATTAAAAGGCCCCTCCCCTCACGGGGAAAGGCTTTCGAAAGACACACACTCTTGTGTATCGCCTGTTATACGACTCATATAAACAGGAAACGATAGAATAATGTTCTATCTAATTTATAGTGATAATTATTCAGACGTCCTTCGATTCTCACAAACCTACTCTTCACATGAACGAGTCATGAGGGACATCGTAGAATTGAGTTTTCTTTTTGATCCAATGCGATAAAGCATTGTTAATATCTTATACTTATCTAGAAAATCAGACAGTGTACTTATTTTTTCGTAACTGCTGTTTGCTCTATAGATTAGAGGCAACCTATCCAGATTGATATTCACCATTTTTTCACTGACCTTATAGCGGTAAAAGCATAGATAACATTTTGTTTTTTCTATTGTTAAACCCTATAACTTAATTGTATCACGTTAGCTCAGTAATTCATTAGATAATGCCATAAAGGATTATTTTTTTTATTTGCAACCGCCAAAGACATTTTTTAATATGCTGTATACACATAAAATATTTTTTTAAAATAGATAAATAGTTAAAAAGCCAAGACAGGCCTGAGATAATAGTTACCACCATTCTTATAGTTGGAGTTCAAGCGCACGAACGAACTGTTGAACCTGAGTACCATAGCGCTTTCACTACTATACTCTGAAGCACACCAAAAATACCCATTATCCGGTACTATCTGATCTCCACCTGCTACACTTAATTTGGAATTCAGCGCATTAAGATATGTACCATCAAGGTTTTGTATTATATAATTACCTACACCCATTGTGCTGCTACGCTGACTTATTAATGTTGTTTTCTGGTCATCCGTCCATGTACCTAAATTTTCCATTATATCCCACAAGTCACCTACACTTGGAAAATACCAGACCCCTACATTATTGGGAGCATTAACAAAAGTTTTAGAGGCAACTCCGTCATTATAGGTCTTACAATAATACCATGCATAATTACTACTGTTAGCTACATAGCTACTGTTAGCGCTCATGGCATCATAGCCACTGTTCACATCCGCAAAACTTGTCATAAAATCTGAGACGTATGGGTGACCTGCACTACTATGGTCTGTATAAGGAGAATTGTAACTACTACTCCAATAGCAATATATACTATTATTTGTATTTTTAAGAGCCATCACCCTGCCATGGCGGCAGCCAGCATTATACTGAGCTTGAGTAAGTTCGCTCGAATAGATGATACCCACCGTCTGACCAGACTTGAATGTAGTTCCGTCACTACCGTCAGCATAAAGATAGTTGCCTATAGTAGCATCGCCCATGTACATATTACTTCTTCCGCTTGTTACTGTTGCTGTATAGGTTACCCTTACATCTCCGTTACCACCGTTTGCGCCAAGGTTAATATTGCACTGATAGTTCAGATTGCGATAGACGTTGAAATTAGTAAGATCGGTCACAGGAGTAGCGGCATTGGTGACGCCACCGAGATAAATTTTATAGGCAGAGGCCCATCCATGCCCCTTGGCATTAACAAGGAGATAGCTGGCACTGGCTGAAGCAGAAACAGGAACATTGCTGCTGTTACGAAGTACTTGTGTGGTGGCATTGCTGTTGCTACCACACAAGTTCTCATATACATAGTAGGTTTTTGACAGGGCTGTAGTCTGGCTCAAATCAGTTACGGCTGTAAAGTTACCATAGCTACTTGCTCCTGCTGGAGGACCAGCAACAACAGAAGCTGTTACTGGAACATGACTGTCTGTGATATAACTGCTTAAGGGAACGTTGCAAAGCTGATAGCCGGTGATTGTTACTCCGCTTGCTGGGGTTATCGTGAAGCCGAACTTACTACACTGATGATATAAAGGGATAGCAAACTGATTTGCTCCGCCTGTTGTGATATTGGCAGATGCCTTGCCTATCATTAAAGCTCCTGTACTGCCGACAATACTGCCGCTGCTCTCCAAAACATCGGCACTGGCCAGCGTGGTGTACATCGTATTGAGTTTAGAAATTGTATTCACACCTGCAAAATAACTCGAAGAACCTGTATTGGCGATAGCATAGATAGTGCATCCTGTCGCTGAACGTGTTGTCACAGGGACCGAAACTGAGGTAGCTGCAACGGATGACACATACTTGCTGCCGATAAGGGATCCTTCAGCATCAAAAACCATTACTGTGATATCGCTCACAATATTCTCATTGGCTGAAGTGATGGCACGTGTCTGGTTGCCATCACTAATACAGAAGGTCAGCTTCACCATTGTTGTGGCTTCATCACCCTGTGAAGCCAACGAGATATCATCGCCAGCACAAGATGCAAGGAAAAGGCACAGGCTGATCTGCACGAATGAGACTGAAAGGGAATATGTGATGTGAGTAATATTCTTCATTATTATACTAAACATTATTATTACCGTATTGTTATTTCAACTGACAGACTTAGTTGAAGACTATACCGCTGTTAACTTCGCTCCAAGGCATAATCCTAAGGTTTACACCCATCATGCCCACATCAACGACAATTACCTTGTCGTCTTCAGGGGAAAGGGTTATAGGATCTCCAGAGGAATCCGTAGTACTCTTGAATATGGGGTTGTCGTTTTTGTAAAGGGTGAAAGTTACGTTCTCGCCATTAGCCGTGGGAAGGGCATTGATGATATCCGTAGAGAACACACCATCACTATCAAAGCTGCCATGAGGCTCATAGACCACACTGTCACCTGTAGTATTTCCATTAAAGGTAAGAGCGCTACGGAAGCCCTCAAGCTTCACGGTATAGTTACCCTCCCCCATCTGGCTGAGAAGATTACGAATAACGATATGGATGCGCACGTTCTTGTTCTGCATAGTAAGCGTGGCAAAGCTGGAGTCGCGAAACGCATCTCCGGGACTGTAGCTAAAACCACCGTAACAGATATAGCTCATTGGAGTGACCTCAGTTATTGTGCCTGCGGACCCGCTCACTGAGCGAGAGGCACCGGAATAGCGCAAGCGGGCGCAGACGCTACCCAGAGAATCTCCCAGTACGGGAGGTACGAGGGACACGCTGTCGCCGCTGCCTAAGCCCACTGCCACAAGACGCATCGCTTGACTGTTATCGAAGCTGATATAGTAGCGACCATTACTTTCAGGAAGAACCTCCTGAACGAAACGCCCCGAGAGAAACATATAGATATGCACCGTTCCCGCGACGGAATCAGGCAGAAGTTCACCCTTCTTTGTCACAAGGCGCACACCGACACTGTACTGCACACGACTACTATCGTCGTCGTTTATGCAGCTGGTCAGTAGCATCAGCAGTGAGAGTATAGGGATTATCATTATTTGCCTTTTTTTCATCGCGTTACGTGAATTTCATTGTTGTTGTTTTTCTTTTTTTCTTTCGTATTAATTGAATACATTCTCCTGAGAAGCATCAACGAATGACTTAACTGTGATGTTGGCTGTGGCACTTTGAGGGTCTATAGGAACAGTTGCACTAGAAGACCCCTTACCCTGAATAGTGACGTCCAGAATATAGTTTTTGTTTGGATAAACAACCTTTGCCGTACCACCGTCGGCAGCACTTCCGTCAGCTGACTTATAGTTAATGTTCACAGGATAATATACTGTGGATGAGTTGGCATTCGTGCCATCAGGATCAAAGGTACCCTTTATCACAAGACGGGCCGGGGTGGTGGCACTACTAGGCATGCTATAAAGATAGAGAATGTTGGTCACTGACGGTGATACTGTTCCCCAGTTATAAGTGCTACCTGTATTCACACCGCTCAGCGTAGCATTCACAGGAGAGTAGCCTATAGGTGAAGCTGTGCCAAGATATGCCTTGAGGTTTGAAGAAGTTCCAGATTCTCCCTGCTGAAGGGTTCCCACAGTAGCAAAGGTAGAGTAGCTTGTCATATTAGTGGCGTCTACAGGATAAAAGTCAAGCTTATCAGGAACGTTTGACAGGAAAACAGCCGTTGGGGTGAACTTTGCAGCTGAGTAGGCACCAGTGGCACTGAAGTTCACACTCAGGGATCTGAGGGTAATCTTGGATACCATGTGATATACGTCTACAGCGGCTGTAAAAGTAGTTGATGATCCAGCAATGGTTCCTGTACCGAACATAGGAAGATTGCTGCTGGCTACTGTTGTGGCTGAGCCATTACCACTTGCAAGGGCGTCGTCAATGGCGAGTGTCTTGTTCTCGAATTCGGTCAGATTCTTGGCACCAGTAAAGGTTCCTGCCTTCGCATTCACAGCCACAAGGATCTTATCACCGGCAACAAGCTGACTGGTTGTAATGGAAGGACTGGTGGAACTAGTGGTTACCTCCTGAATAGTCTTTACCGGATAGTTACCATTTCCATCGGCAGTCTGGTCAAAGATACCGATGGTCACAATGCTGATAGTGTTCTCTGCGGTCGTGCCGGGATCGGTATAGATGGCAGCACGGGTACCGGCAGGTTTCAGATTCAGGGTTAAGGTCTGAGGACCCGTTGAAGGCTTCTCGGTTGCAGGAAGCTCCTCACTTGAACATGAGGACATTAGGCACAGCACTGACAATGCAGGCACTGCAAAGCAGGCGGTCATGATGGTTTTAATTCTCATAATTTTATTTCCTTTTAATTGTTAATATGTTATTTACTATATATATATATATTGACAGTTTGGGGTGTAAGCACACTGTAGGTCTGTTGATTATAACATCGTATCCCGACTCTATTTACCTAGCAGTTCATTCAATGCCTTAGATGCCTGAGGAACACCAGCTGCACCAGCCATCTGGAGGTAGACCTCAGCCTTATCACGGTTGCCCTGAGCAAGATACATCAGCCCCATGTTGCAGTAGGCTCTTGGGTCGGTCTGCCAGCGACTCATATATTTATAGGCGAGCTTCGTGTCGTTACGTGTCAGAGCTACACCGGCAGCATTGATATTTGCCTCTGGATTATCAGGGAAGAGGCGGGCTGTGAGGTCAACGATGTCGTTGTACTCGCGAGAACCCTTTTTATAGAATCCTGCTGTGGCATAGAGTTCACCCAGCGTCATCGTTGCTGGGTTTGAACCAAGGTGCTGCATGGCGGAATGACTGTCGAAACCGTCATGGCGGAATGTAAGGGTATACTTGATGCGGTAGACCTTCGGGAAGATGAACCTTACCATATATTCATAGGGCATACCCTGATTGATGCCTTGGATTTCACGCTCACGACCGTTCACTACATCAACGTTCTTGATTATGTCTACAACAGCATCACGGAGGTTCATTCCGCTACCCGCTACAAGAGAAGAAATACTGTCCCAGTCCTCTGCAAGCCAGCCAACGGTGAGGTCGTTGCGGTTGGTAAGCTTCTGCTTCATCAGATACTTCTTCAAAGAAAGGGCACGGTCCATGGCAAGGTTCTCGTTACGGCGGTAGTTACCGATTGGAGCACCGAAACCATTGATGCTAACACCGACAAGGCTCGTGCCATAGCGTTGAAGCTCGGTTCTGATGTCGGAGGATACCATATTGAACACGCTACGGTTGAACTTAGAACCGCCGAGCTTCTCAAGTACCTTGTTGCCCTGTATCTGAATCTCACCCGTGCGGGTGAACTTGTCGATGTCGGCACCCTGTGGCTGAAGGAACTGAACGTAATCAAGGAAGTTATAGGAACGCACCTTCGGGTCGGGCGTGTCAGTACTGCGGTCGTGAAGGTAGATGTTCTTCAGGACAAGGTCCTCATAGGTATGACCACGGTGACCAGTGCAATTGTACTCCTCGCTCTCTACATACATACGGCAGTACTGCATCCACTCCTGATAGGGAACGGTGGTGTCATAGATAAAGTAGCGCTTGCCCGCATTGCGGTCCTTGACAACAACGGGAACATTACGGCGGCCCTTGGAAAGAATCTCTGTGCGGTGGTCATCGCGCTCACGCTCACGACCATTGATGATGACCGAGGATAGCACTACCGAGAA
Protein-coding sequences here:
- a CDS encoding chorismate-binding protein encodes the protein MISFAIYRLPDTDTCVKICSDSMPQRLSSYAELEDKRGFVFAPFCLDSDSLLVICPDKIEVTKCDEIGNADEETDLNVSYDREAYRKDFECFHSKLLDGSFDKLVLSRHISVDADFEKQSMALFMKACRMYPHQFVALVSTPESGTWLMSTPEVLIEKDSELSKWHTMALAGTMKTPGPWSDKNQKEQKYVADYIRRCLEMFSNDIEASDPHVTTAANLFHLRTDFYFSMRDEKLLGKMIDELHPTPAVCGIPKEAARSFILSNEHSRRHYYSGFCGPLNYSGTTHLYVSLRCMQIERSCCRLYAGGGLLPDSDEAHEWLETEYKLNTMLDVLR
- a CDS encoding PaaI family thioesterase, translating into MNVEKQKEILLKDDGLSNTLGMEFISTPEPDTCMARMKVDERNRQPFGFLSGGASLALAENLAGVGSLALCPGKICVGINVSGNHLRAVLEGDTVTAYGKLQFKGNTLHEWQIDIKNSEGNLISTVHVTNYIMRSTAPKK
- a CDS encoding DUF4906 domain-containing protein, coding for MFSIIMKNITHITYSLSVSFVQISLCLFLASCAGDDISLASQGDEATTMVKLTFCISDGNQTRAITSANENIVSDITVMVFDAEGSLIGSKYVSSVAATSVSVPVTTRSATGCTIYAIANTGSSSYFAGVNTISKLNTMYTTLASADVLESSGSIVGSTGALMIGKASANITTGGANQFAIPLYHQCSKFGFTITPASGVTITGYQLCNVPLSSYITDSHVPVTASVVAGPPAGASSYGNFTAVTDLSQTTALSKTYYVYENLCGSNSNATTQVLRNSSNVPVSASASASYLLVNAKGHGWASAYKIYLGGVTNAATPVTDLTNFNVYRNLNYQCNINLGANGGNGDVRVTYTATVTSGRSNMYMGDATIGNYLYADGSDGTTFKSGQTVGIIYSSELTQAQYNAGCRHGRVMALKNTNNSIYCYWSSSYNSPYTDHSSAGHPYVSDFMTSFADVNSGYDAMSANSSYVANSSNYAWYYCKTYNDGVASKTFVNAPNNVGVWYFPSVGDLWDIMENLGTWTDDQKTTLISQRSSTMGVGNYIIQNLDGTYLNALNSKLSVAGGDQIVPDNGYFWCASEYSSESAMVLRFNSSFVRLNSNYKNGGNYYLRPVLAF
- a CDS encoding FimB/Mfa2 family fimbrial subunit — protein: MKKRQIMIIPILSLLMLLTSCINDDDSSRVQYSVGVRLVTKKGELLPDSVAGTVHIYMFLSGRFVQEVLPESNGRYYISFDNSQAMRLVAVGLGSGDSVSLVPPVLGDSLGSVCARLRYSGASRSVSGSAGTITEVTPMSYICYGGFSYSPGDAFRDSSFATLTMQNKNVRIHIVIRNLLSQMGEGNYTVKLEGFRSALTFNGNTTGDSVVYEPHGSFDSDGVFSTDIINALPTANGENVTFTLYKNDNPIFKSTTDSSGDPITLSPEDDKVIVVDVGMMGVNLRIMPWSEVNSGIVFN